From a region of the Syngnathus typhle isolate RoL2023-S1 ecotype Sweden linkage group LG12, RoL_Styp_1.0, whole genome shotgun sequence genome:
- the pip5k1ba gene encoding phosphatidylinositol-4-phosphate 5-kinase, type I, beta a isoform X1, producing the protein MSTSSTISSGKGSHASKVPKDHKKPTQAALKGAIQLAIGYAVGNLSSKPDRDVLMQDFSVVESVFLPSEGSNMTPAHHFPDFRLKTYAPLAFRYFRELFGIKPDDYLYSICNEPLIELSNPGASSSWFYLTSDDEFIIKTVQPKEAEFLQKLLPGYYMNLNQNPRTLLPKFYGLYCIQCGGVTVRVVVMNNVLPRAMKMHYKYDLKGSSYKRRASRKERLKSSPTFKDLDFQEMHEGLCFDAETHNALMKTLQRDCRVLESFKIMDYSLLLGIHVLNRKVPSRESRRDSRKQRVLYSTALESIQGTVKDPEPVADDDTFGGIPAKHRDEHLLIFLGIIDILQSYRFIKKVEHSWKSLLHDGDTVSVHRPNFYANRFLKFMSSVVFKRIHPLRRISSKRKKNSFYAVKSASQELLSSQKEELETKKAQSMEDLDGKYKKNLDVCSSSNQPDVLQKSAVTFKSAEEDHLNNSEHRRASSSTLALDDPLPPLTRSQSDSELDAYLGSGNDQLQLSLQTSHEPPYFCTGKTNNDEAEIDKEPNDDVEKAEQKQVERTTEGEPKDLGVTEQEKKTVEDPQSKMQANCETHTENIQ; encoded by the exons ATGTCAACCAGCAGCACAATCAGTTCAGGGAAAGGAAGCCATGCCTCCAAAGTGCCAAAAGATCACAAAAAG CCCACACAAGCTGCCCTGAAAGGAGCCATCCAGCTAGCCATTGGTTATGCTGTAGGAAACCTTAGCTCCAAACCTGACAGAGATGTTCTCATGCAAGATTTCTCCGTAGTTGAGAGTGTCTTCTTGCCAAG TGAGGGCAGCAACATGACTCCTGCTCATCACTTTCCTGACTTCCGTCTTAAAACATATGCACCGCTGGCATTCCGCTACTTTCGGGAACTCTTTGGCATCAAACCAGATGACTATCTG TACTCCATCTGTAATGAGCCTCTTATTGAGCTGTCCAACCCTGGTGCCAGCAGTTCATGGTTCTATCTTACCAGTGATGATGAGTTCATAATCAAGACTGTGCAACCAAAGGAGGCGGAGTTTCTGCAGAAACTGCTACCCGGCTACTACatg AACCTGAACCAAAACCCGAGAACTTTGCTTCCCAAGTTCTATGGCCTTTACTGCATCCAATGTGGTGGCGTAACAGTCCGTGTGGTGGTGATGAATAATGTGCTGCCTCGTGCCATGAAGATGCACTACAAGTATGACCTGAAGGGCTCCTCATACAAACGTCGTGCTTCACGCAAAGAACGCTTAAAGTCTTCACCTACATTCAAAGACTTGGATTTCCAAGAGATGCATGAAGGTTTGTGCTTTGATGCGGAGACCCACAACGCCCTGATGAAAACCCTGCAGAGAGACTGCCGG GTTCTAGAAAGCTTCAAAATCATGGACTACAGCCTCCTGCTTGGAATTCATGTTTTAAACCGCAAGGTGCCGAGCAGAGAGAGCAGACGTGACAGCAGGAAGCAGAGAGTTCTCTACTCCACTGCTCTTGAATCCATCCAGGGTACTGTGAAAGATCCAGAACCAGTGGCAGATGATGACAC ATTCGGTGGAATTCCGGCTAAACATAGAGATGAACACCTCCTCATCTTTTTAGGAATTATTGACATCCTCCAGTCCTACAG GTTCATTAAGAAGGTGGAACATTCCTGGAAATCTCTTTTACATGATGGG GACACCGTGTCAGTTCACAGGCCCAATTTCTATGCAAACCGATTCCTGAAATTCATGAGCTCAGTCGTGTTCAAACGCATCCATC CTTTGAGACGAATATCTTCCAAAAGGAAGAAGAATTCTTTTTATGCAGTGAAGTCAGCCTCACAGGAGTTGCTTTCTTCTCAAAAGGAGGAATTGGAGACAAAGAAAGCACAAAGCATGGAGGACCTAGATGGTAAATACAAAAAGAACCTAgatg TTTGCAGTTCATCCAATCAACCAGATGTTCTACAAAAATCTGCTGTTACGTTCAAGTCTGCTGAAGAAGACCACCTTAATAACAG TGAGCACAGACGTGCCTCCAGTTCAACACTTGCATTGGATGATCCTCTGCCGCCCCTCACCAGAAGCCAGTCAGACTCTGAACTGGATGCCTACTTG GGCTCAGGTAATGACCAATTACAGCTCAGCTTGCAAACATCACATGAGCCTCCCTATTTCTGCACCGGAAAGACAAATAACGATGAGGCAGAAATTGACAaagagccaaatgatgatgtTGAGAAAGCTGAACAGAAGCAAGTTGAGCGCACCACTGAGGGAGAACCAAAGGACTTGGGAgtcactgagcaggaaaaaaagaCAGTTGAAGATCCTCAGAGTAAAATGCAAGCAAATTGtgagacacacacagagaacATACAG TGA
- the pip5k1ba gene encoding phosphatidylinositol-4-phosphate 5-kinase, type I, beta a isoform X3, whose product MSTSSTISSGKGSHASKVPKDHKKPTQAALKGAIQLAIGYAVGNLSSKPDRDVLMQDFSVVESVFLPSEGSNMTPAHHFPDFRLKTYAPLAFRYFRELFGIKPDDYLYSICNEPLIELSNPGASSSWFYLTSDDEFIIKTVQPKEAEFLQKLLPGYYMNLNQNPRTLLPKFYGLYCIQCGGVTVRVVVMNNVLPRAMKMHYKYDLKGSSYKRRASRKERLKSSPTFKDLDFQEMHEGLCFDAETHNALMKTLQRDCRVLESFKIMDYSLLLGIHVLNRKVPSRESRRDSRKQRVLYSTALESIQGTVKDPEPVADDDTFGGIPAKHRDEHLLIFLGIIDILQSYRFIKKVEHSWKSLLHDGDTVSVHRPNFYANRFLKFMSSVVFKRIHPLRRISSKRKKNSFYAVKSASQELLSSQKEELETKKAQSMEDLDGKYKKNLDVCSSSNQPDVLQKSAVTFKSAEEDHLNNSEHRRASSSTLALDDPLPPLTRSQSDSELDAYL is encoded by the exons ATGTCAACCAGCAGCACAATCAGTTCAGGGAAAGGAAGCCATGCCTCCAAAGTGCCAAAAGATCACAAAAAG CCCACACAAGCTGCCCTGAAAGGAGCCATCCAGCTAGCCATTGGTTATGCTGTAGGAAACCTTAGCTCCAAACCTGACAGAGATGTTCTCATGCAAGATTTCTCCGTAGTTGAGAGTGTCTTCTTGCCAAG TGAGGGCAGCAACATGACTCCTGCTCATCACTTTCCTGACTTCCGTCTTAAAACATATGCACCGCTGGCATTCCGCTACTTTCGGGAACTCTTTGGCATCAAACCAGATGACTATCTG TACTCCATCTGTAATGAGCCTCTTATTGAGCTGTCCAACCCTGGTGCCAGCAGTTCATGGTTCTATCTTACCAGTGATGATGAGTTCATAATCAAGACTGTGCAACCAAAGGAGGCGGAGTTTCTGCAGAAACTGCTACCCGGCTACTACatg AACCTGAACCAAAACCCGAGAACTTTGCTTCCCAAGTTCTATGGCCTTTACTGCATCCAATGTGGTGGCGTAACAGTCCGTGTGGTGGTGATGAATAATGTGCTGCCTCGTGCCATGAAGATGCACTACAAGTATGACCTGAAGGGCTCCTCATACAAACGTCGTGCTTCACGCAAAGAACGCTTAAAGTCTTCACCTACATTCAAAGACTTGGATTTCCAAGAGATGCATGAAGGTTTGTGCTTTGATGCGGAGACCCACAACGCCCTGATGAAAACCCTGCAGAGAGACTGCCGG GTTCTAGAAAGCTTCAAAATCATGGACTACAGCCTCCTGCTTGGAATTCATGTTTTAAACCGCAAGGTGCCGAGCAGAGAGAGCAGACGTGACAGCAGGAAGCAGAGAGTTCTCTACTCCACTGCTCTTGAATCCATCCAGGGTACTGTGAAAGATCCAGAACCAGTGGCAGATGATGACAC ATTCGGTGGAATTCCGGCTAAACATAGAGATGAACACCTCCTCATCTTTTTAGGAATTATTGACATCCTCCAGTCCTACAG GTTCATTAAGAAGGTGGAACATTCCTGGAAATCTCTTTTACATGATGGG GACACCGTGTCAGTTCACAGGCCCAATTTCTATGCAAACCGATTCCTGAAATTCATGAGCTCAGTCGTGTTCAAACGCATCCATC CTTTGAGACGAATATCTTCCAAAAGGAAGAAGAATTCTTTTTATGCAGTGAAGTCAGCCTCACAGGAGTTGCTTTCTTCTCAAAAGGAGGAATTGGAGACAAAGAAAGCACAAAGCATGGAGGACCTAGATGGTAAATACAAAAAGAACCTAgatg TTTGCAGTTCATCCAATCAACCAGATGTTCTACAAAAATCTGCTGTTACGTTCAAGTCTGCTGAAGAAGACCACCTTAATAACAG TGAGCACAGACGTGCCTCCAGTTCAACACTTGCATTGGATGATCCTCTGCCGCCCCTCACCAGAAGCCAGTCAGACTCTGAACTGGATGCCTACTTG TGA
- the pip5k1ba gene encoding phosphatidylinositol-4-phosphate 5-kinase, type I, beta a isoform X2 — MSTSSTISSGKGSHASKVPKDHKKPTQAALKGAIQLAIGYAVGNLSSKPDRDVLMQDFSVVESVFLPSEGSNMTPAHHFPDFRLKTYAPLAFRYFRELFGIKPDDYLYSICNEPLIELSNPGASSSWFYLTSDDEFIIKTVQPKEAEFLQKLLPGYYMNLNQNPRTLLPKFYGLYCIQCGGVTVRVVVMNNVLPRAMKMHYKYDLKGSSYKRRASRKERLKSSPTFKDLDFQEMHEGLCFDAETHNALMKTLQRDCRVLESFKIMDYSLLLGIHVLNRKVPSRESRRDSRKQRVLYSTALESIQGTVKDPEPVADDDTFGGIPAKHRDEHLLIFLGIIDILQSYRFIKKVEHSWKSLLHDGDTVSVHRPNFYANRFLKFMSSVVFKRIHPLRRISSKRKKNSFYAVKSASQELLSSQKEELETKKAQSMEDLDVCSSSNQPDVLQKSAVTFKSAEEDHLNNSEHRRASSSTLALDDPLPPLTRSQSDSELDAYLGSGNDQLQLSLQTSHEPPYFCTGKTNNDEAEIDKEPNDDVEKAEQKQVERTTEGEPKDLGVTEQEKKTVEDPQSKMQANCETHTENIQ; from the exons ATGTCAACCAGCAGCACAATCAGTTCAGGGAAAGGAAGCCATGCCTCCAAAGTGCCAAAAGATCACAAAAAG CCCACACAAGCTGCCCTGAAAGGAGCCATCCAGCTAGCCATTGGTTATGCTGTAGGAAACCTTAGCTCCAAACCTGACAGAGATGTTCTCATGCAAGATTTCTCCGTAGTTGAGAGTGTCTTCTTGCCAAG TGAGGGCAGCAACATGACTCCTGCTCATCACTTTCCTGACTTCCGTCTTAAAACATATGCACCGCTGGCATTCCGCTACTTTCGGGAACTCTTTGGCATCAAACCAGATGACTATCTG TACTCCATCTGTAATGAGCCTCTTATTGAGCTGTCCAACCCTGGTGCCAGCAGTTCATGGTTCTATCTTACCAGTGATGATGAGTTCATAATCAAGACTGTGCAACCAAAGGAGGCGGAGTTTCTGCAGAAACTGCTACCCGGCTACTACatg AACCTGAACCAAAACCCGAGAACTTTGCTTCCCAAGTTCTATGGCCTTTACTGCATCCAATGTGGTGGCGTAACAGTCCGTGTGGTGGTGATGAATAATGTGCTGCCTCGTGCCATGAAGATGCACTACAAGTATGACCTGAAGGGCTCCTCATACAAACGTCGTGCTTCACGCAAAGAACGCTTAAAGTCTTCACCTACATTCAAAGACTTGGATTTCCAAGAGATGCATGAAGGTTTGTGCTTTGATGCGGAGACCCACAACGCCCTGATGAAAACCCTGCAGAGAGACTGCCGG GTTCTAGAAAGCTTCAAAATCATGGACTACAGCCTCCTGCTTGGAATTCATGTTTTAAACCGCAAGGTGCCGAGCAGAGAGAGCAGACGTGACAGCAGGAAGCAGAGAGTTCTCTACTCCACTGCTCTTGAATCCATCCAGGGTACTGTGAAAGATCCAGAACCAGTGGCAGATGATGACAC ATTCGGTGGAATTCCGGCTAAACATAGAGATGAACACCTCCTCATCTTTTTAGGAATTATTGACATCCTCCAGTCCTACAG GTTCATTAAGAAGGTGGAACATTCCTGGAAATCTCTTTTACATGATGGG GACACCGTGTCAGTTCACAGGCCCAATTTCTATGCAAACCGATTCCTGAAATTCATGAGCTCAGTCGTGTTCAAACGCATCCATC CTTTGAGACGAATATCTTCCAAAAGGAAGAAGAATTCTTTTTATGCAGTGAAGTCAGCCTCACAGGAGTTGCTTTCTTCTCAAAAGGAGGAATTGGAGACAAAGAAAGCACAAAGCATGGAGGACCTAGATG TTTGCAGTTCATCCAATCAACCAGATGTTCTACAAAAATCTGCTGTTACGTTCAAGTCTGCTGAAGAAGACCACCTTAATAACAG TGAGCACAGACGTGCCTCCAGTTCAACACTTGCATTGGATGATCCTCTGCCGCCCCTCACCAGAAGCCAGTCAGACTCTGAACTGGATGCCTACTTG GGCTCAGGTAATGACCAATTACAGCTCAGCTTGCAAACATCACATGAGCCTCCCTATTTCTGCACCGGAAAGACAAATAACGATGAGGCAGAAATTGACAaagagccaaatgatgatgtTGAGAAAGCTGAACAGAAGCAAGTTGAGCGCACCACTGAGGGAGAACCAAAGGACTTGGGAgtcactgagcaggaaaaaaagaCAGTTGAAGATCCTCAGAGTAAAATGCAAGCAAATTGtgagacacacacagagaacATACAG TGA